One window from the genome of Magnolia sinica isolate HGM2019 chromosome 4, MsV1, whole genome shotgun sequence encodes:
- the LOC131242060 gene encoding uncharacterized protein At5g19025-like gives MVDYRSLISSFDSSNSQQDKMANAFSSADHHPKHTNQHQRTKKSPTSLNPLKSPPCERSRSAAVDIVILIAVLVAIGVLVFPSVKLFCHGITQISGATLFAVKDEVGRAPFVYAVLGLGFLLATIAVWGIFYCTSRKCDNPNCRGLREAAEFDIQIETEDCLKNSSSTAKGDNGRGLFELDAAHHRELEAELKKMAPLNGRAILVFRARCGCSVGKMEVWGPKKLRKIKK, from the coding sequence ATGGTCGATTACCGTAGCTTGATTTCATCTTTCGATTCCTCCAATAGTCAGCAGGACAAAATGGCAAATGCATTCAGTTCGGCCGATCATCATCCCAAGCACACCAACCAACATCAGAGGACGAAGAAATCGCCCACTTCCTTAAACCCTTTGAAGTCGCCGCCTTGTGAACGATCCCGCTCAGCTGCGGTTGATATCGTAATCTTGATTGCCGTGCTTGTTGCTATTGGGGTTTTGGTATTTCCTTCTGTGAAGCTATTCTGCCATGGAATCACTCAAATCAGTGGTGCGACTCTTTTTGCTGTAAAAGATGAGGTGGGCCGAGCCCCATTCGTTTATGCGGTTCTAGGACTTGGCTTTTTATTGGCTACAATAGCTGTTTGGGGGATTTTTTATTGTACGAGTAGGAAATGCGACAACCCAAATTGCCGTGGGCTTCGTGAGGCAGCAGAGTTCGATATCCAGATTGAGACCGAGGACTGTCTGAAGAATTCAAGTTCTACTGCAAAAGGTGACAATGGGAGAGGACTGTTCGAATTGGATGCAGCTCATCATAGAGAACTGGAAGCCGAGCTTAAGAAAATGGCGCCTCTTAATGGGAGAGCCATTCTTGTGTTTCGGGCCAGGTGCGGATGTTCTGTTGGTAAAATGGAAGTTTGGGGGCCGAAGAAGCTTCGGAAGATTAAGAAGTAG
- the LOC131242062 gene encoding myb family transcription factor PHL8-like, which yields MHIFFNSIRFCFQIVVIHRNKGFQQMMDNQVEDSSSSVHGHTEFGLVLSADAKPRLKWTPDLHQRFVDAVSQLGGIEKATPKAVMKVMGIPGLTLYHLKSHLQKYRLAINQNSQTCGDNKKEADCTIADYRVGRIDGENTGRTHEQVNESLQIAKALQMQMEVQKKLHEQIEVQQHLQLRIEAQGKYLQSVLKKAQETLAAYSRTSLGLEAAKSEFLELFSTADVECPSSSISELTEISDMSLQKQEKGLIGYGFVHHQPELTDCSMDSCLTSSESSERMNYDSVNGYKSNNHNGTVTCPSAEKTPNSISLSKMHLSNRASAMFDDTCVDQPHCKRPLHENSSNQPRRFRRSEELDLNCQYQCETDSG from the exons ATGCATATATTCTTCAACTCAATCCGCTTCTGTTTTCAGATTGTTGTTATACACCGAAACAAAG GTTTCCAGCAAATGATGGATAACCAAGTTGAGGACAGTTCTTCTTCAGTTCATGGACACACAGAATTTGGATTGGTTCTATCTGCTGATGCTAAGCCAAGGCTAAAATGGACACCTGACCTTCATCAGCGCTTCGTCGATGCAGTTTCTCAGCTGGGTGGTATTGAAA AGGCAACACCAAAAGCTGTGATGAAGGTGATGGGAATCCCTGGACTTACATTGTACCACCTAAAGAGCCATTTGCAG AAATATAGGCTTGCTATTAACCAGAACTCACAAACCTGCGGTGATAACAAGAAAGAAG CAGACTGCACGATAGCTGATTACAGAGTCGGCCGTATTGATGGAGAAAACACGGGGAGAACTCATGAACAAGTTAATGA AAGCTTGCAGATAGCTAAAGCACTGCAGATGCAAATGGAAGTGCAGAAGAAACTGCATGAACAGATTGAA GTGCAGCAGCACTTGCAGCTTCGAATTGAAGCACAAGGGAAGTATCTGCAGTCGGTATTGAAGAAAGCACAGGAAACGCTTGCTGCGTATAGTCGTACTTCTTTGGGACTGGAAGCTGCAAAATCAGAATTCTTGGAGCTTTTTTCTACGGCGGATGTCGAATGCCCAAGCTCTTCAATTTCTGAATTGACTGAGATATCTGACATGAGCTTGCAGAAACAAGAGAAGGGATTGATTGGATATGGCTTTGTGCATCATCAACCTGAGCTTACTGATTGCTCCATGGATAGCTGTTTAACATCTTCTGAAAGCTCGGAAAGAATGAACTATGATTCTGTCAATGGATATAAATCCAACAATCATAACGGAACTGTTACATGTCCATCGGCAGAAAAAACTCCGAATTCAATCAGCCTAAGCAAGATGCACTTGAGCAATCGAGCCAGTGCCATGTTCGACGACACCTGTGTCGATCAGCCACACTGTAAGAGACCACTCCATGAGAACTCATCTAATCAGCCGAGAAGATTCAGGAGATCAGAGGAGCTTGATCTGAATTGTCAGTATCAGTGCGAGACAGATTCAGGTTAG